Proteins encoded within one genomic window of uncultured Desulfobacter sp.:
- a CDS encoding urocanate hydratase, with amino-acid sequence MSNPSAPAMTICLPDTLPAEKQCRPHVRRAPDRGFRLTRSQTAVALKNALRYIPETLHDTLIPEFLEELRTRGRIYGYRFRPQGHIKAKPIHEYKGKCVAGKAVQVMIDNNLDFDVALYPYELVTYGETGSVCQNWMQYQLIKRYLEALTDHQTLVMQSGHPLGLFASAPDNPRVIITNGLMVGLYDNPEDWEIAAQMGVSSYGQMTAGGWMYIGPQGIVHGTYNTLLNAGRQMCGVPPDGNLAGLLFVSSGLGGMSGAQPKAAKIAGATCIIAEVDESRVKTRHEQGWVDVVSDNLETVYQTTQDAIKAKENTSIAYHGNIVDLLDFLIKKNLNVDLLSDQTSCHVVYDGGYCPVSLTFEERTELLANDRPRFKRLVVDSLKQHYELIRKLAAKGTYFFDYGNAFLKAVFDAGVTQVSRNGVDAKDGFVYPSYFEDIMGPIFDYGYGPFRWVCLSGKPEDLDKTDAAAMSCIDPNRRSYDRDNYVWIKDAKQNKLVVGSQARILYQDAAGRVSIALKFNEMVRTGEVSAPIMLGRDHHDPGGTDSPFRETANIYDGSNVCADMATHCFAGNAARGMSMVALHNGGGTGIGKAVNGGFGLVLDGSEQVDSIIKSAMLWDVMGGVARRNWAGNPNARQVAVAYNAQNPNGDQITIPHLTDEAKVMDAVNKLFD; translated from the coding sequence ATGAGCAATCCGTCTGCCCCGGCCATGACCATCTGCTTACCCGATACGCTGCCTGCTGAAAAACAATGTCGCCCGCACGTCCGCAGGGCGCCTGACAGAGGATTTCGTCTGACCCGGTCTCAAACCGCTGTGGCTCTGAAAAACGCCCTTCGCTATATCCCTGAAACGCTTCATGACACACTGATTCCTGAATTTTTAGAAGAGCTTCGAACCCGGGGGCGAATTTATGGCTACCGCTTTCGTCCCCAGGGGCATATCAAGGCAAAACCTATTCATGAATACAAAGGAAAGTGTGTGGCCGGCAAAGCCGTCCAGGTGATGATCGACAACAACCTTGATTTTGATGTGGCCCTGTATCCCTATGAACTTGTGACTTACGGGGAGACAGGCTCCGTGTGCCAAAACTGGATGCAGTATCAGCTGATCAAACGCTACCTGGAAGCGCTGACTGACCACCAGACCCTGGTGATGCAGTCCGGACATCCTCTGGGACTCTTTGCCTCGGCACCGGATAACCCCAGAGTGATCATCACCAACGGGCTTATGGTAGGGCTGTATGACAACCCGGAGGACTGGGAGATTGCTGCTCAGATGGGGGTATCTTCATACGGCCAGATGACGGCCGGTGGTTGGATGTACATCGGTCCCCAGGGAATTGTTCACGGCACCTACAACACACTTCTCAATGCAGGACGGCAGATGTGCGGGGTTCCCCCAGACGGGAATCTGGCAGGCCTGCTCTTTGTTTCATCCGGCCTGGGCGGCATGAGCGGGGCACAGCCCAAGGCGGCAAAAATAGCTGGGGCGACCTGTATCATCGCAGAGGTGGATGAGTCCAGGGTCAAAACCCGGCATGAGCAGGGCTGGGTAGATGTGGTTTCCGATAACCTGGAAACTGTTTACCAAACAACCCAAGACGCTATAAAAGCAAAAGAGAACACCTCCATTGCCTACCACGGCAACATCGTGGATCTGCTTGATTTTCTGATCAAAAAAAATTTGAACGTGGATCTGTTGTCCGATCAGACCTCATGCCATGTGGTGTATGACGGCGGATACTGCCCGGTCAGCCTGACCTTCGAGGAACGCACCGAACTTCTGGCCAACGACAGGCCCCGGTTCAAACGCCTGGTGGTTGACAGCCTCAAACAACATTATGAACTGATCCGGAAACTTGCGGCCAAAGGCACCTATTTCTTTGACTATGGCAATGCCTTTTTGAAAGCGGTGTTTGATGCTGGTGTCACCCAGGTGTCCAGAAACGGTGTGGATGCCAAGGACGGATTTGTCTACCCATCCTATTTTGAAGATATCATGGGGCCGATTTTCGATTACGGGTACGGCCCTTTTCGCTGGGTATGCCTTTCTGGTAAACCTGAAGACCTGGATAAAACAGATGCGGCAGCTATGTCCTGCATTGATCCGAACCGCCGCTCCTATGACCGGGACAATTATGTGTGGATCAAGGATGCCAAACAAAACAAACTTGTGGTGGGCTCCCAGGCCCGGATTCTATATCAGGATGCGGCAGGCCGGGTCTCCATTGCCCTGAAATTCAATGAAATGGTCCGAACAGGAGAGGTATCTGCCCCCATCATGCTGGGCCGGGATCATCATGACCCCGGCGGCACGGATTCTCCGTTCAGGGAAACCGCAAACATTTATGACGGTTCCAATGTGTGCGCCGACATGGCCACCCACTGCTTTGCAGGCAATGCAGCCCGCGGCATGAGCATGGTAGCCCTGCACAACGGCGGGGGCACCGGTATCGGTAAGGCCGTCAACGGCGGGTTCGGCCTGGTGCTCGACGGCAGCGAGCAGGTGGATTCAATCATCAAATCCGCCATGCTCTGGGACGTCATGGGCGGGGTCGCCCGAAGAAACTGGGCCGGCAATCCAAATGCCAGACAAGTGGCGGTTGCCTACAATGCCCAAAACCCAAATGGCGACCAGATTACCATCCCCCATTTGACGGATGAGGCTAAAGTTATGGATGCCGTAAATAAACTGTTTGACTGA
- a CDS encoding MBL fold metallo-hydrolase translates to MNIKFWGSRGSISVSLSWRDIEHKLAKALQTAEPHNLSSEKEINRFIKGLPFSIRGTFGSNTSCVQVKGEDKKQIIICDSGTGIRDLGASLAAAINRDGPQNFVIHIFISHFHWDHISGFPFFIPAYMEGCSINFYGYHDKLEEAMTFQQNFTNFPIPLSAMGADITFNVLKLDRTYEIGGFSIKGIKHNHPGDAFGFRFEQNNKAFVYSTDSEHYDDVDRDDYPFVQFFNNADLVVFDAQYKFADTLTSKKDWGHSSSMIGIELALRSGVKRLCLYHNDPASCDESLEQHAIDAQKYARRCPYPGAKNLEVFTAYDRLEIHI, encoded by the coding sequence TTGAATATCAAATTCTGGGGCAGCAGGGGCTCAATCTCTGTTTCTCTTTCTTGGCGTGACATCGAACATAAACTTGCCAAAGCATTGCAGACGGCAGAACCTCATAATCTTTCATCGGAAAAGGAAATCAACCGGTTTATCAAGGGCTTGCCCTTTTCAATCCGGGGAACATTCGGCTCAAACACATCGTGTGTTCAGGTTAAGGGGGAAGATAAAAAACAAATCATCATCTGCGACAGCGGAACCGGGATCCGGGATCTTGGGGCCTCTCTTGCAGCGGCCATAAACCGTGACGGTCCGCAAAATTTTGTCATCCATATTTTTATTTCTCACTTTCACTGGGATCATATCAGCGGGTTTCCTTTTTTTATACCGGCTTATATGGAAGGCTGCTCCATTAACTTTTACGGCTATCACGATAAACTTGAAGAAGCCATGACCTTTCAGCAAAATTTTACCAATTTTCCGATTCCCCTGTCAGCCATGGGTGCAGATATTACTTTTAACGTGCTGAAACTTGATCGAACCTATGAAATAGGGGGGTTTTCAATAAAAGGGATTAAACATAACCATCCCGGGGATGCCTTTGGATTCAGGTTTGAACAAAACAATAAAGCCTTTGTCTATTCAACAGATTCAGAGCATTATGACGATGTAGACAGGGATGACTACCCTTTTGTGCAGTTTTTTAACAATGCAGATCTGGTTGTGTTTGATGCCCAGTACAAATTTGCAGACACATTAACCAGCAAAAAGGACTGGGGGCACTCAAGCAGTATGATAGGTATTGAACTTGCTCTCAGGTCAGGTGTAAAAAGACTTTGCCTGTACCACAATGATCCGGCTTCCTGCGATGAAAGCCTGGAGCAGCATGCCATAGATGCCCAAAAATATGCCCGACGTTGCCCCTACCCGGGAGCCAAAAATCTGGAAGTTTTCACAGCCTATGACAGACTTGAAATACACATTTAA